In Chitinophagales bacterium, the sequence GTGTTAAATTTTCGGTATTAGGTATAATTTTTATTTTGGCTATTAAATCGCCTTTGGTAACTATAGAACCCGAACCCACATAAATTTCATCTAACAAACCCGACACCGAAGATTTTACATTCACTTCTTTTCGGGGTAAAATAGAACCGTTTGCCATTGTTTTTTTATAAATATCTATATACGTTCCTTGCTCGGTTTGATATACAATTTCGGGTGTTTTAGATTTTTTAATAACAAAACTTGCAAACCAAATAATACCGCCTAAAAGGCACGCAAAAAGAAATCCGAAAAAAAGGTTTTTCATAATACTGTTTTTTAAAAATTATTCTGTTCTTAAGGCTTCAATAGGTTTAATTTTAGAGGCAATAATAGCAGGAATTAAACCGGCAATAAATCCTGCGAAAATAAAAATAATAAGGGCTGTTACTGCCACAGAAACATCTACTTCCGGATTGGCAAAATATTCTATTTCTATTCCCATAGAAACCAAAGCATCGGCAAAAGTTTGTATTAAAAGCATACCTGCTATCAAACCAAAAAATCCGGAAATAGAAGTGATAACCAAGGCTTCTTGCGTAACTAACGACACCACCGACCACGGTGTAGCTCCTAAGGCTTTTCGCACACCTATTTCTTTGGTTCTTTCTTTTACCGTTATGAGCATTATTACCGAAATAGCAATAACGCCCGCCAATATAGTGCCTAATGAGGCAAACAAAACAAAGCCATTTATACCTAAAAATAAGCCTTGAAACATTTTAAATTCACTCTGTGTATTCCACGAGCCTACAGCCATATCATCATCCGGATGAATTTTGTGTTTAATGTTAAGTACTTTTCTTGCAGATTCTTCTATTTCATCAGCATCATAACCCTCTTTCATAGTTAAAATAATAGTGCCTGCTTTGTTAGACATATTAAATGTTTGCTGCAAAGCTGTGTATGAAGAATAAATAGTTTCTTCATCATCTTTGGCTTGCTCTCCCATAGAAACAGATTTAAAAACACCCACTACATTAAAATAAGCTCCTTTTATATTTACATATTGCCCTATGGGATTTTCTCCCTCAAATAAATTATCGGCTATTAGTTT encodes:
- a CDS encoding efflux RND transporter periplasmic adaptor subunit produces the protein MKNLFFGFLFACLLGGIIWFASFVIKKSKTPEIVYQTEQGTYIDIYKKTMANGSILPRKEVNVKSSVSGLLDEIYVGSGSIVTKGDLIAKIKIIPNTENLT
- a CDS encoding ABC transporter permease gives rise to the protein MFDLETWQEIGSSLWQHKFRTSLMSILVGWGIFMLVFLLGAGKGLENGVMQNFEGLANNSMFLWSWKTSMPYNGLPPGRRIELDIDDINLLKSKVEGVEYITPRLGFWGIIISRGKKNGSYNLQGVNQDFSHIQNFNIIEGRMINKKDIDEKRKVVVIGKLIADNLFEGENPIGQYVNIKGAYFNVVGVFKSVSMGEQAKDDEETIYSSYTALQQTFNMSNKAGTIILTMKEGYDADEIEESARKVLNIKHKIHPDDDMAVGSWNTQSEFKMFQGLFLGINGFVLFASLGTILAGVIAISVIMLITVKERTKEIGVRKALGATPWSVVSLVTQEALVITSISGFFGLIAGMLLIQTFADALVSMGIEIEYFANPEVDVSVAVTALIIFIFAGFIAGLIPAIIASKIKPIEALRTE